One Xyrauchen texanus isolate HMW12.3.18 chromosome 34, RBS_HiC_50CHRs, whole genome shotgun sequence genomic window carries:
- the LOC127628201 gene encoding LHFPL tetraspan subfamily member 2a protein, with protein MCHVIVTCRSMLWTLLSIVAAFSELIAFMSTDWLVGFPRTPDAVFSPQGATAAGEAYRPTLGIYGRCIRLPHLRRGVLCGPYAVHFGEIASGFWQATSIFLAAGILLLCAVAFISVFTMCFQSIMKKSIFNVCGLLQAIAGLFLIVGLMLYPAGWGSDKVQLYCGPDASPYKLGLCSMGWAFYTALGGTVLTFICAVFSAQAEIATSSDKVQEEIEEGKSLICLL; from the exons ATGTGTCATGTGATCGTGACGTGTCGTTCCATGCTGTGGACGCTGCTCAGCATCGTGGCGGCGTTCAGCGAGCTCATCGCCTTCATGAGCACCGATTGGCTGGTGGGTTTCCCGCGGACACCGGACGCCGTGTTCTCGCCTCAGGGGGCGACTGCGGCAGGAGAGGCGTACCGCCCTACGCTGGGCATCTATGGGCGCTGCATCCGGCTGCCTCACCTGCGGCGCGGTGTGCTGTGTGGACCGTACGCTGTGCATTTCGGAGAGATCGCCAGCGGGTTCTGGCAGGCCACCTCCATCTTCCTTGCAGCGGGAATTCTGCTGCTGTGTGCTGTGGCGTTTATATCCGTCTTTACCATGTGCTTCCAGAGTATCATGAAGAAGAGCATCTTTAATGTGTGCGGACTGCTGCAGGCCATAgcag gtctgTTTCTGATTGTGGGTCTGATGTTGTATCCTGCTGGTTGGGGTTCTGATAAAGTCCAGTTGTACTGCGGTCCGGACGCGTCTCCATATAAACTGGGTCTGTGTTCTATGGGATGGGCGTTTTATACGGCGCTGGGCGGCACCGTTCTCACCTTCATCTGCGCCGTGTTCTCCGCACAAGCCGAGATCGCCACGTCCAGCGATAAAGTCCAGGAGGAGATCGAAGAGGGCAAGAGTCTCATCTGTCTGCTGTGA